A window from Acropora palmata chromosome 14, jaAcrPala1.3, whole genome shotgun sequence encodes these proteins:
- the LOC141866745 gene encoding uncharacterized protein LOC141866745, which translates to MKLEIEESEEEGLRRRIKELELSLERETARRKTAEAALETKRFSVKNLRQDPKVFKFYTSFTEEQFSCLLEFLGDGMSNLTYWGSSSASNSNNEDLGGSKPGPSRKLTAEDELLLVLTRLRVGMLEQDLSVHFELLQSHVSRIITTWVNAMFDRFKEVDIWPMREQALANLPEKVREFYPTLRCIIDATEIYIEQPKNPKAQQLTFSTYKNHNTLKSLIGISGDGAINFVSTLEGGSISDRDVTVKSGILGKEWAKGDVLMADRGFEIQDDLAPLGVKLNIPPFLKGKGQFREDELVETRRIAKFRIHVERAIERIKNYHILDYVPITLCSSGIIDQMFFVCAMLTNFLPPLVSDDKEISDMTS; encoded by the coding sequence AACTGGAACTATCCCTGGAGAGAGAGACTGCCCGAAGGAAAACAGCTGAAGCTGCCTTAGAAACCAAGAGATTCTCTGTGAAAAATTTGCGACAAGATCCAAAggtatttaaattttatacCAGTTTTACTGAAGAACAGTTTTCTTGCCTTTTGGAATTCTTGGGCGATGGAATGAGCAATCTGACTTACTGGGGATCATCGAGTGCTTCCAATTCCAACAATGAAGATTTGGGAGGTTCAAAACCTGGGCCGTCAAGGAAACTGACCGCTGAGGATGAGCTACTTCTGGTGTTGACCAGGCTGCGTGTTGGAATGCTTGAACAAGATTTATCTGTTCATTTTGAGCTCTTGCAATCGCATGTATCAAGAATTATCACCACCTGGGTTAATGCCATGTTTGACCGCTTTAAAGAAGTAGATATCTGGCCAATGCGTGAGCAGGCATTGGCAAACTTACCTGAAAAGGTGAGGGAGTTTTATCCAACATTAAGGTGTATCATTGATGCTACAGAAATTTATATTGAACAGCCCAAAAACCCCAAGGCTCAGCAGCTTACATTCTCGACGTACAAGAATCATAACACCCTAAAGTCCCTCATTGGAATCAGTGGTGATGGTGCAATAAACTTTGTCTCCACTTTAGAAGGTGGGTCAATTTCAGACAGGGATGTGACAGTGAAATCTGGCATTCTTGGCAAGGAGTGGGCTAAGGGTGATGTGCTTATGGCAGATCGTGGGTTTGAAATACAAGATGACCTTGCACCTTTGGGTGTGAAGTTGAACATTCCCCCTTTCTTAAAAGGGAAAGGTCAATTTCGAGAAGATGAACTTGTGGAAACTCGACGTATTGCCAAGTTTCGCATTCATGTTGAGCGAGCCATTGAGCgaataaaaaattatcacATCTTGGACTATGTGCCAATCACATTGTGCTCATCTGGCATTATTGATCAaatgttctttgtttgtgCAATGCTGACAAACTTTCTGCCACCATTAGTGTCAGACGACAAGGAAATCAGCGACATGACCTCCTGA
- the LOC141865898 gene encoding uncharacterized protein LOC141865898, with translation MFPPSTALWKKIADGPTLLPEFSLANMMAYFVTRKVCDGQNAVSVPKNLSEEAKPLLNSTVKVNFDQAAAIESSTRKQSENIDWFKYRQCRLTASNFGAVLKRRKKDCSKLVERLTSSHGNLNVSSLNYGRDNEDIVADYYLQYQERNGHQGIKVFPCGLIVNPKYSWLGASPDRIVYDPTSDPLMEDWKLNV, from the exons ATGTTTCCGCCGAGTACTGCTTTGTGGAAAAAGATCGCCGATGGCCCAACACTCCTACCAGAATTTTCCCTGGCCAACATGATGGCATACTTTGTTACACGAAAAGTATGTGATGGACAAAATGCAG TTTCAGTTCCAAAGAATCTGTCTGAAGAAGCCAAGCCCCTATTGAACAGCACTGTAAAGGTGAACTTTGACCAAGCTGCTGCAATAGAATCTTCAACTAGAAAACAGTCTGAAAACATTGATTGGTTCAAGTATAGACAATGCCGACTGACTGCCTCAAATTTTGGGGCAGtgcttaaaagaagaaaaaaagattgttCCAAACTTGTTGAGAGACTGACAAGTTCCCATGGAAATTTAAATGTCAGTTCACTCAATTATGGCCGTGACAATGAAGACATTGTCGCTGATTATTACTTACAATACCAGGAGAGGAATGGACACCAAGGAATCAAAGTATTCCCCTGTGGCCTGATTGTTAACCCAAAATATAGTTGGCTCGGGGCTTCCCCTGACAGGATAGTTTATGATCCTACAAGTGACCCCCTTATGGAGGACTGGAAATTAAATGTATAG